In Capsicum annuum cultivar UCD-10X-F1 chromosome 7, UCD10Xv1.1, whole genome shotgun sequence, one genomic interval encodes:
- the LOC107876822 gene encoding uncharacterized protein LOC107876822 isoform X1 — protein sequence MSDKLMPKTKMSILMGYSDIQKGYILFDLIDKVFFVHRDVSFREYIFPFKLNSMSSTQNLFTTSAPLDIYDNESELHFTLSALPSTSESELINNIPSVEVDPIEEEQSAENTIIPIQPAVVLTISRRSTRTTHPPRWMKDFVSIYNVPYTLSNYLDYDALHPNYQSFLASSSTNTEPTSYAEAIQDPRWIAAMQTEIEALETNQTHGRLLTYHQERHILFVSGYTKSSTRPQVK from the coding sequence ATGTCTGATAAGCTTATGCCTAAGACTAAGATGTCAATATTAATGGGATACTCTGATATCCAAAAAGGATATATCTTATTTGATCTCATTGATAAGGTTTTTTTTGTGCATAGGGATGTGTCCTTCAGGGAATATATCTTCCCATTCAAGTTAAATTCTATGTCTTCAACACAAAACCTGTTCACAACATCTGCTCCACTGGACATATATGATAATGAGAGTGAACTTCACTTCACTCTATCTGCATTACCATCCACCTCAGAATCAGAGTTGAtcaataatattccatcagtGGAGGTTGATCCCATTGAGGAGGAGCAATCTGCAGAAAATACTATCATACCTATACAACCAGCTGTTGTTCTAACTATCTCCAGAAGATCTACTAGAACCACTCATCCTCCTAGATGGATGAAGGACTTTGTGTCCATATACAATGTTCCGTATACATTGTCTAACTACCTGGATTATGATGCTTTACATCCTAACTATCAGAGTTTTTTAGCATCTTCTTCTACTAACACTGAACCTACATCTTATGCTGAAGCTATTCAAGATCCTAGATGGATAGCAGCAATGCAAACTGAGATTGAAGCCTTGGAAACTAATCAGACACATGGAAGGTTGTTAACTTACCACCAGGAAAGACACATATTGTTTGTAAGtggatatacaaaatcaagtacAAGGCCACAGGTGAAATAG
- the LOC107876822 gene encoding uncharacterized protein LOC107876822 isoform X2, whose protein sequence is MAAAASSETNNGHSAPFNVHSSQPSVTTIDHNHPLFLSTIDDLSTGKVKMISTESHGLYFLMNQRLPGSKEAETSSNFTVKTVSNREDFILWIKD, encoded by the exons ATGGCTGCAGCTGCCAGTTCTGAGACTAACAATGGACATTCTGCACCATTCAATGTTCATTCATCTCAACCCTCAGTTACTACAATTGATCATAATCATCCTTTGTTTTTGTCAACTATTGAT GATCTCTCCACTGGCAAGGTGAAGATGATTAGTACAGAGAGTCATGGTCTATACTTCTTAATGAATCAAAGGCTACCAGGAAGCAAGGAAGCTGAAACTAGTTCTAATTTTACTGTTAAGACAGTTTCGAATAGAGAAGATTTTATTCTTTGGATAAAAGATTAG